The following coding sequences lie in one Apium graveolens cultivar Ventura chromosome 3, ASM990537v1, whole genome shotgun sequence genomic window:
- the LOC141711786 gene encoding serine/threonine-protein phosphatase 5 isoform X2, with translation MPTMETTANSNPTQAAEEIKVLANDAFKAHKYSQAIDLYGKAIELSGENAVYWANRAFAHTKLEEYGSAIQDATKAVEIDPRYSKGYYRRGAAYLAMGKFKDALKDFQQVKKISPNDPDATKKLRECEKAVMKLKFEEAIALPVTERRSIADSIDYHTIDVESQYTGARIEGDVVTLEFVKNMMEDFKARKCIHKRYAFQIVLQTRDMLRALPSLVDINVPNGKHFTVCGDVHGQFYDLMNIFELNGLPSDENPYLFNGDFVDRGSFSLEVILTLFAFKCMSPSAIHLARGNHESKSMNKIYGFEGEVKSKLNDTFVELFAEVFCCLPLAHVLNGKVFVVHGGLFSVDGVKLSDIRKIDRFCEPPEEGLMCELLWSDPQPQPGRGPSKRGVGLSFGGDVTKRFLQENNLDLVVRSHEVKDEGYEVDHDGKLITVFSAPNYCDQMGNKGAYIRFEAPDMKPKIVTFAAVPHPDVKPMAYANNFLRMFS, from the exons ATGCCCACTATGGAAACTACTGCAAATTCAAACCCCACTCAAGCTGCTGAAGAAATCAAAGTTTTAGCTAATGATGCTTTCAAAG CTCACAAGTATTCTCAAGCTATTGACTTGTATGGCAAAGCCATTGAATTAAGCGGTGAAAATGCTGTTTACTGGGCAAACCGTGCTTTTGCACATACTAAGCTGGAGGAGTATGGCAGTGCCATACAGGATGCGACAAAGGCGGTTGAGATTGATCCTAGATATTCCAAG GGTTATTATAGGCGGGGTGCGGCATATCTTGCAATGGGGAAGTTTAAAGATGCATTGAAGGATTTTCAGCAG GTAAAGAAAATCTCTCCAAATGATCCTGATGCAACTAAGAAATTGAGAGAATGCGAGAAAGCTGTTATGAAGCTCAAATTTGAGGAAGCAATTGCCTTACCTGTTACTGAGAGGCGTTCAATAGCTGATTCTATAGACTATCATACTATAG ATGTGGAATCACAGTATACTGGAGCAAGGATAGAGGGAGATGTCGTAACTTTGGAATTTGTGAAGAATATGATGGAGGATTTCAAGGCTCGAAAGTGCATACACAAAAG ATATGCGTTCCAGATAGTCCTACAAACAAGAGATATGCTGCGAGCATTGCCATCGCTTGTTGATATAAATGTTCCTAATGGAAAACATTTTACTGTTTGTGGTGATGTCCATGGTCAG TTTTATGATCTGATGAATATATTTGAGCTCAATGGACTTCCATCAGATGAGAATCCATATCTGTTCAATGGAGATTTTGTGGATAGGGGGTCATTTTCATTGGAGGTCATACTTACACTTTTTGCATTTAAATGCATGTCACCATCTG CTATACATCTTGCTCGAGGAAATCATGAGAGCAAGAGCATGAACAAGATATATGGTTTTGAAGGGGAGGTCAAGTCTAAGCTGAATGATACGTTTGTGGAACTCTTTGCAGAAGTGTTCTGTTGTTTACCTTTGGCTCATGTGTTAAATGGCAAGGTTTTTGTGGTTCATGGAGGTCTTTTCAGTGTTGATGGGGTGAAACTGTCTGACATTAGAAAGATTGATCGGTTCTGTGAGCCTCCAGAGGAAG GTTTGATGTGTGAACTACTGTGGAGTGATCCACAACCGCAGCCTGGAAGAGGACCTAGCAAGCGCGGTGTAGGTCTTTCTTTCGGTGGAGATGTAACTAAAAGATTTCTACAAGAAAACAATCTAG ATTTAGTTGTGCGCTCTCATGAAGTGAAGGATGAAGGATATGAGGTTGACCATGATGGCAAGCTAATTACCGTATTTTCTGCACCAAATTACTGTGATCAG ATGGGTAACAAGGGTGCTTATATTCGTTTTGAGGCCCCTGATATGAAGCCAAAGATTGTAACTTTTGCTGCAGTG CCACATCCTGATGTCAAACCAATGGCATATGCCAACAACTTCCTCCGTATGTTCTCTTAG
- the LOC141711786 gene encoding serine/threonine-protein phosphatase 5 isoform X1 gives MPTMETTANSNPTQAAEEIKVLANDAFKAHKYSQAIDLYGKAIELSGENAVYWANRAFAHTKLEEYGSAIQDATKAVEIDPRYSKGYYRRGAAYLAMGKFKDALKDFQQVKKISPNDPDATKKLRECEKAVMKLKFEEAIALPVTERRSIADSIDYHTIGTHPDSSLFSPQVAAVAVVLLAVLVVMMGTQAATVVATAAIASYLLFRRTWWGGYMGNIFTKSRALNLDVESQYTGARIEGDVVTLEFVKNMMEDFKARKCIHKRYAFQIVLQTRDMLRALPSLVDINVPNGKHFTVCGDVHGQFYDLMNIFELNGLPSDENPYLFNGDFVDRGSFSLEVILTLFAFKCMSPSAIHLARGNHESKSMNKIYGFEGEVKSKLNDTFVELFAEVFCCLPLAHVLNGKVFVVHGGLFSVDGVKLSDIRKIDRFCEPPEEGLMCELLWSDPQPQPGRGPSKRGVGLSFGGDVTKRFLQENNLDLVVRSHEVKDEGYEVDHDGKLITVFSAPNYCDQMGNKGAYIRFEAPDMKPKIVTFAAVPHPDVKPMAYANNFLRMFS, from the exons ATGCCCACTATGGAAACTACTGCAAATTCAAACCCCACTCAAGCTGCTGAAGAAATCAAAGTTTTAGCTAATGATGCTTTCAAAG CTCACAAGTATTCTCAAGCTATTGACTTGTATGGCAAAGCCATTGAATTAAGCGGTGAAAATGCTGTTTACTGGGCAAACCGTGCTTTTGCACATACTAAGCTGGAGGAGTATGGCAGTGCCATACAGGATGCGACAAAGGCGGTTGAGATTGATCCTAGATATTCCAAG GGTTATTATAGGCGGGGTGCGGCATATCTTGCAATGGGGAAGTTTAAAGATGCATTGAAGGATTTTCAGCAG GTAAAGAAAATCTCTCCAAATGATCCTGATGCAACTAAGAAATTGAGAGAATGCGAGAAAGCTGTTATGAAGCTCAAATTTGAGGAAGCAATTGCCTTACCTGTTACTGAGAGGCGTTCAATAGCTGATTCTATAGACTATCATACTATAG GGACACATCCAGACTCATCACTATTTTCCCCCCAAGTTGCTGCTGTAGCAGTTGTACTATTGGCAGTACTGGTCGTAATGATGGGAACACAAGCAGCCACAGTGGTGGCAACAGCAGCAATAGCATCATATTTGTTGTTCAGAAGGACATGGTGGGGTGGCTACATGGGCAATATCTTTACGAAGAGTCGAGCGCTTAATCTAG ATGTGGAATCACAGTATACTGGAGCAAGGATAGAGGGAGATGTCGTAACTTTGGAATTTGTGAAGAATATGATGGAGGATTTCAAGGCTCGAAAGTGCATACACAAAAG ATATGCGTTCCAGATAGTCCTACAAACAAGAGATATGCTGCGAGCATTGCCATCGCTTGTTGATATAAATGTTCCTAATGGAAAACATTTTACTGTTTGTGGTGATGTCCATGGTCAG TTTTATGATCTGATGAATATATTTGAGCTCAATGGACTTCCATCAGATGAGAATCCATATCTGTTCAATGGAGATTTTGTGGATAGGGGGTCATTTTCATTGGAGGTCATACTTACACTTTTTGCATTTAAATGCATGTCACCATCTG CTATACATCTTGCTCGAGGAAATCATGAGAGCAAGAGCATGAACAAGATATATGGTTTTGAAGGGGAGGTCAAGTCTAAGCTGAATGATACGTTTGTGGAACTCTTTGCAGAAGTGTTCTGTTGTTTACCTTTGGCTCATGTGTTAAATGGCAAGGTTTTTGTGGTTCATGGAGGTCTTTTCAGTGTTGATGGGGTGAAACTGTCTGACATTAGAAAGATTGATCGGTTCTGTGAGCCTCCAGAGGAAG GTTTGATGTGTGAACTACTGTGGAGTGATCCACAACCGCAGCCTGGAAGAGGACCTAGCAAGCGCGGTGTAGGTCTTTCTTTCGGTGGAGATGTAACTAAAAGATTTCTACAAGAAAACAATCTAG ATTTAGTTGTGCGCTCTCATGAAGTGAAGGATGAAGGATATGAGGTTGACCATGATGGCAAGCTAATTACCGTATTTTCTGCACCAAATTACTGTGATCAG ATGGGTAACAAGGGTGCTTATATTCGTTTTGAGGCCCCTGATATGAAGCCAAAGATTGTAACTTTTGCTGCAGTG CCACATCCTGATGTCAAACCAATGGCATATGCCAACAACTTCCTCCGTATGTTCTCTTAG